The window CCAGCTGCACCGTGCCGAGCGAGGTGTCGGTGCGGATCTCGTACTCGCCGTCGGGCAGGGCGACCCGCACCGTCCCGGCCGAGCTGTCGACCGAGATCGACGACGGCAGGGTGGCGAAGGAGAGGTCGGTGTCACCGGCCGAGGTCTCGGCGACCACCGGGCCCGAGACGTCGAGGTCGGTCGCGGTGATGCGGCCGGCCGAGGTCTCCAGGTGCAGCGAGTCGGCCGAGCCGCTGAGCTCGACGTCGCCCGCCGAGCTCTCGAGCGACAGGTCGGCGAAGTCGCCGTCCACCCGCACCGAGCCGGCCGAGGAGTCCACGTCGAGGCCGAGCGGCTCGGCGTCGCGCGGCAGGGTCACCGCGAGCGTGGCGTCGCCGAGCGACGTGACGTCGAAGAGGCGGATCGGCCACCAGCCGCGATCGCCGACGGTGACGCGCAGGGTGTCGCCGAGCATCCGCTGGTCGAAGTGCAGCGACGAGCCGCCCGAGTCGAAGTCGAAGCGCGGCTCGGACACGTCGGCGTAGGCCACCGTGACGGCGGCCGCGCTCACGTCGACCTCGAGGGTGTCGAAGGGGCCGGCGGCCGAGTAGCTGCCCGAACCGTCGCCGCGGTTCGCGTCCGCCGCCGACTGCACGAGCTGCAGGATGCCGACGCCGACGAGCAGGAGCACGAGCGCCGAGCCGATGGTGAGCAGGGCGATGCGCAGCGAGCGGTTGCGCGGCGGCGGGGTCGGACCCGAGGCGGGGGAGGGGCCGCCGGTCATCGGAGGCAGGGTGGGGGTCTGGACGCTCATGATTCCTTCTTTCGCAGGGGATGGATGGGGAGTCAGCGCGCGTCCGCGCCGAGGTACTTGAGCACGGCGAGGACACGGCGGTTGCCGTTGTCCTCGGCGGGCAGGCCGAGCTTGCCGAAGATGGCCGAGATGAACTTCTCGACCGCGCCGGGGGTGATGTGCATCCGTTCGGCGATGCTGCTGTTCGAGCGGCCCTCGGCCATCAGCTGCAGCGCCTCGCGTTCGCGGGCGGTGAGGGTGTCGAGCTCGCGCAAGCGCCGGGAGCGGATGACGATCTGCGCCACCACCTCGGGGTCGAGCACGGTGCCGCCGCCGCCCACGGTCTCGACCGCGGCGAGGAAGTCGTCGACCTCGGCCACGCGGTCCTTCAGCAGGTAGCCGAGGCCGGCCGAGTCGCCCGCGATCAGCTCGGCGGCGTAGCGCTCCTCGACGTACTGCGAGAGCACGAGCACGGGCAGCTTCGGGCCGCCGGGGCGGGAGCGCAGCAGCACCGCCGCACGGATGCCCTCGTCGGTGAAGCTCGGCGGCATCCGCACGTCGACGACGGCGAGGTCGGGGCGGTCGGCGTCGACGCTGCGGATGAGCTCCTCGGCGGTCGCGGCCGACGGCAGCACCTCGTGCCCGGCGTCGGCGAGCAGGCGTTCGAGACCGGCGCGCAGCAGCACGTGGTCCTCGGCGATCAGAATGCGCACGGTACCTCCACGGTGAGAACGGTCGGACCGCCGGTGGGGCTGTCCACGGTGAGGGTGCCGCCGGCCGCGCGCACGCGGTCGGCCATGCCGGAGAGTCCGGTGCCGCCGCCGCGCCCGAGGGCGGCCCCGCCGACGCCGTTGTCGAACACGACGGCGCGCACGGCGGTGGGCGTCGCGGTGACGCTGACCGAGCATCCGGATGCCCGCGAGTGCTTGCTCGCGTTGGCCAGGGCCTCGGAGACGGCGAAGTAGAGCACGGCCTCGGTCTCCTTCGAGGGGCGCTGCGGCAGGTCGACGCGCACGCTGGTGGGCACGGTGCAGTGGGAGGCGACGGCCGAGAGGGCCGCGTCGAGGCCGCGGTCGGTGAGCACCGCCGGGTGGATGCCGCGGGCGAGGTGCCGCAGCTCGGTGATCGACTCCTTGGTCTCACGATGCGCCTCGTCGAGCAGCGCCTTCGCGCCCTCGGGGTCGTCGGCGAACTTGGAGCGGGCGAGCCCGAGCGTCATCGCGACCGAGACCAGGCGGGGCTGCACCCCGTCGTGCAGGTCGCGCTCGATGCGCTGCCGCTCGGCCTGGGCGGAGTCGACCGCTCCCTGGCGCGCATCCTGGAGCCTGTCGACGCGCTGCTCGAGCACGGCCTTGGCGCTCGCGCCGAGCAGGGCGACGCTCAGCTGCCGATCGAGCAGGCCGGCGCCGGCCGTGTAGGCCACGAGCACGGCGGCGGCGAGCACGGCGGCGAGGACGACGAGGGCAGGGTTCCCGAGCAGGCTGCCGAAGCGGCCGGCGGCGAGGTCGCCGACGAGGTCGATCGAACCGCCGATCAGGGTGAGGAACAGCAGGCCCAGCAGGGCGGTCGTGAGGTGGTGCAGGATGCCCTTCCACAGGGGCGCGCCGAAGCTCTCGACGAACGTGCCCGCCAGCCAGTCGCCGAACGTGGTGGCGGCGGGGCGCACGGGCGGCGGCACGATGACCACGCCGTACAACGCCTCGGCGCGGCGCCGCTCGACGAAGCGGATGCCCCGCCCCAGCTGCACCGTCAGCCACAGCAGCGCGATGCCGATGCCGAACGCGGGCACCGCGCTCACGCCGGTCGCGAGCAGGCTGAGCATGATCGTCAGCCAGGTGACCCCCAGCACGCCGTCGATGGCCAGATCGGCCGCAGCGGCCCACAGGAACAGCAGTCTCTTTCGCACATCCCCACGTTAGGGCGGGGGTCAGGGGCGGCACGATGGGGCGGCCCGCCCGGTTCCCCCGGGGGTTAACCCCCGGCCCGCCCCTGCCCTCCGCCCTGCTCGCGTGGGAGGCGAGCCGGGCCGGCGGTCGGGGCCGGGGGATCGGGCCGGCGGGCGGGGCCGGCGGTTCAGGATGCGCGTCGGCGCCAGGAGGCGAGAGCGGCGGCCGCGGCACCGAGGCCGACGAGCCCCGCGGCGGCGACGCCGAGCAGGGTGACCTCGGCGGAGGCGACGCCCGTGCTCGCGAGCAGGCCGCTGCCGGGAGCGCCGGGGCCGCTCACCCGGGACGCGCCCGCTGCGCCCGGCCCGGGGCCGTCGCCGGCCTTGGGCACGGAGGTGGGTGTCGGCGACGGCGTCGCGGTGGGGGTCGGCACGGGTGTCGGTGTGACCGCAGCGGCGATCGTCATCCGGTACTCCTTGCTGTCCTTGGCGATTCCGTTGTCGGCCGTGATGGTGAAGGCGTAGCTGCCGGCCTTCGTGGGGGTGCCGGCGAGCTGGTGGGTGCGCTCGTCGAACGAGAGCCCAGGAGGCAGGGTTCCCGACGAGACCGAGAACTCCGGGGCGGGAGTGCCGGTCGCGGTGACCGTGACCGTCGGGTAGCGGTCACCGACCCGGCCGTCGGCCGGCGGAGCGGAGGTGATGTGGGGAACCGACGCAGGGTCGGCTGCGATCACGATCGTGTAGCTGTGGGTGTCGACACCCGAGGCGTTCTCGGCCTTCAGGGTGAAGTCATAGCTCCCGGCCTTCGTGGGGGTGCCGTAGAGGTGGGCCCGACGCTCGTCGAACTCGAGACCGGGCGGGAGGGTGCCGCTCGAGACGGAGAGGGCGGGCTCGGGGCTGCCGCTCGCGACGAGGGTGGTGTCGGGGTAGACCGTGCCGACGGTTCCGTTCGGCACGGTCGCCGTCGTGATCGTCGGCGCGGTCGGCCCCGACGGCGCGACGACGATCTCGAGTGTCGACTCGGCGGCCGGTGCCAGCCCGTTCGAGGCGGCCACGGTGAAGCGGAAGGTGCCGGCGGTCGTCGGCACGCCGTTCAGGATGCCGGTGGGGTCGAGCGCGACCCCGGGCGGCAGGGTGCCGCTCGCGAGCGAGAACGTCATGGCGGTGGGCCGGCCCACGGCGATCACCGCCGCGGTGAAGCTCATGCCCACCCCGGCGCCGTAACTGGCGGGCGACACGATGAGCGGGCTCGCCGTGACGTCGTAGCTCGTGACGGTGCCACCCGTGAGCGCGCTCGTGGTGGTGATCACCCGACGCGTGCTGTCGTCGACCGCGACCGACGACGCCTTCGGCATCGTCATCGGGTCGCCCTGCTCCACCAGGGTGTCGAGACGCAGCGAATGCAGCTGCCCCATCTCGGTGGTGACGAAGAGCGAATAGATGGTGGCGTCGGTCGCGAAGGAGGTCGCCTTCGAGTCGAGGGCGGCCGAGGTGTGGGTCAGCGCGAGGAGGGTGTCGTACATCTCGACCCGGTAGTCGAACGGCCCCGCGCCGGCTCGCGTGCCGATCGAGATTCCGCCGGCACCGATCCCGAGGCTGAGGGGCGTGCCGCCGAGCACGACCGACGAACGCGGCGATCGGGCGTCGATGAGCGTCAGCGTCGAGGCCGCCTCGCTCGTCACCCAGGCCTTGTTCGACCCGGCGAGGGTCACGACGTCGCTCGGTGCGCCGGGAAGCGGGATGCGCGCGACTCCGTGGGTCGACAGGTCGATCACGCTCAGATCGCTCGAGATCGTGTTGGCGACGTACAGCAGCTTCGAGCCGGCGTCGACCGCCAGCCCGGCACCCCCGATGCCGGTCGTCGAGATCGTGTCGACGATGGTGTTCGCCGTCGGGGAGGCCGGGTGGCCGTCGATCTGGAGGACCGTGTTGTCGACCCGGTCGGACACATAGACCTGATGGGTGCCTTCGTCGACCGCCGCCTCCACCGGGTCCGACCCCAGCCCGATGCGGGTGAGGTAGCGCGGAGCCGCTCCGCTGACGTCGTAGACCAGCAGGTCTTCCGACGGGAGGTCGATGACGTAGCCACGACCCATCGAGGCGTCGATCTGCATCTGCCCCAGATTCGCACTGGGGGACGGGGAGTCGCTGCCGGTCGGGCTGAGCACGATCGCGCGGGGCGCGGCGGCATGGGCGGCGGTGGGTGCGGCCACGAGGGTGGCCAGCACCAGCGCCGTGCCCGCCGCGGCGGGAGAAAGGTGACGAAGGCTCATACGCATGTAGTGAGGATAGTTCATCCGGGCGGATCGCGAAACACCCGCGCAACACCCGAGCAGTAGGCTCACCGCATGGTTGACCTGTTCGACGGCTACGGAGCCACCCTGCTCACGCGATCCCGGCGGGCCGGGGCGAGTCCGTGGGACGAGATGTTCCCCGAGCCCAAGTCGCAGGACGGCGTCGAGGCGCGCGCCGCCTACAAGGACATCTACACCGCCCTCGCCCGCATGACGCAGGAGGAGCTGCGCGGCCGCACCGACGCGCTGGCCAGTTCGTACCTCGCCCAGGGAGTGACCTTCGACTTCGCCGGCGAGGAGCGGCCGTTCCCGCTCGACGCCGTGCCGCGCGTGATCGAGCAGAGCGAGTGGGTCG of the Herbiconiux flava genome contains:
- a CDS encoding YncE family protein, yielding MRMSLRHLSPAAAGTALVLATLVAAPTAAHAAAPRAIVLSPTGSDSPSPSANLGQMQIDASMGRGYVIDLPSEDLLVYDVSGAAPRYLTRIGLGSDPVEAAVDEGTHQVYVSDRVDNTVLQIDGHPASPTANTIVDTISTTGIGGAGLAVDAGSKLLYVANTISSDLSVIDLSTHGVARIPLPGAPSDVVTLAGSNKAWVTSEAASTLTLIDARSPRSSVVLGGTPLSLGIGAGGISIGTRAGAGPFDYRVEMYDTLLALTHTSAALDSKATSFATDATIYSLFVTTEMGQLHSLRLDTLVEQGDPMTMPKASSVAVDDSTRRVITTTSALTGGTVTSYDVTASPLIVSPASYGAGVGMSFTAAVIAVGRPTAMTFSLASGTLPPGVALDPTGILNGVPTTAGTFRFTVAASNGLAPAAESTLEIVVAPSGPTAPTITTATVPNGTVGTVYPDTTLVASGSPEPALSVSSGTLPPGLEFDERRAHLYGTPTKAGSYDFTLKAENASGVDTHSYTIVIAADPASVPHITSAPPADGRVGDRYPTVTVTATGTPAPEFSVSSGTLPPGLSFDERTHQLAGTPTKAGSYAFTITADNGIAKDSKEYRMTIAAAVTPTPVPTPTATPSPTPTSVPKAGDGPGPGAAGASRVSGPGAPGSGLLASTGVASAEVTLLGVAAAGLVGLGAAAAALASWRRRAS
- a CDS encoding response regulator transcription factor; its protein translation is MRILIAEDHVLLRAGLERLLADAGHEVLPSAATAEELIRSVDADRPDLAVVDVRMPPSFTDEGIRAAVLLRSRPGGPKLPVLVLSQYVEERYAAELIAGDSAGLGYLLKDRVAEVDDFLAAVETVGGGGTVLDPEVVAQIVIRSRRLRELDTLTAREREALQLMAEGRSNSSIAERMHITPGAVEKFISAIFGKLGLPAEDNGNRRVLAVLKYLGADAR
- a CDS encoding DUF4097 family beta strand repeat-containing protein → MSVQTPTLPPMTGGPSPASGPTPPPRNRSLRIALLTIGSALVLLLVGVGILQLVQSAADANRGDGSGSYSAAGPFDTLEVDVSAAAVTVAYADVSEPRFDFDSGGSSLHFDQRMLGDTLRVTVGDRGWWPIRLFDVTSLGDATLAVTLPRDAEPLGLDVDSSAGSVRVDGDFADLSLESSAGDVELSGSADSLHLETSAGRITATDLDVSGPVVAETSAGDTDLSFATLPSSISVDSSAGTVRVALPDGEYEIRTDTSLGTVQLGLPSTPGAERVYSFETSAGDLVLTPAP
- a CDS encoding sensor histidine kinase; this encodes MRKRLLFLWAAAADLAIDGVLGVTWLTIMLSLLATGVSAVPAFGIGIALLWLTVQLGRGIRFVERRRAEALYGVVIVPPPVRPAATTFGDWLAGTFVESFGAPLWKGILHHLTTALLGLLFLTLIGGSIDLVGDLAAGRFGSLLGNPALVVLAAVLAAAVLVAYTAGAGLLDRQLSVALLGASAKAVLEQRVDRLQDARQGAVDSAQAERQRIERDLHDGVQPRLVSVAMTLGLARSKFADDPEGAKALLDEAHRETKESITELRHLARGIHPAVLTDRGLDAALSAVASHCTVPTSVRVDLPQRPSKETEAVLYFAVSEALANASKHSRASGCSVSVTATPTAVRAVVFDNGVGGAALGRGGGTGLSGMADRVRAAGGTLTVDSPTGGPTVLTVEVPCAF